One region of Budorcas taxicolor isolate Tak-1 chromosome 3, Takin1.1, whole genome shotgun sequence genomic DNA includes:
- the CLDN19 gene encoding claudin-19 — protein sequence MANSGLQLLGYFLAMGGWVGIIASTALPQWKQSSYAGDAIITAVGLYEGLWMSCASQSTGQVQCKLYDSLLALEGHIQSARALMVVAVLLGFVGMVLSVVGMKCTRVGDSNPVAKGRVAIAGGALFLLAGLCTLTAVSWYATLVTQEFFNPSTPVNARYEFGPALFVGWAAAGLALLGGSFLCCTCPEPERANNSPQPYRPGPSTAAREPVVRLSASTKGPLGV from the exons ATGGCCAACTCCGGCCTTCAGCTCCTGGGCTACTTCCTGGCTATGGGTGGCTGGGTGGGCATCATCGCCAGCACAGCCCTGCCGCAGTGGAAGCAGTCCTCCTACGCGGGCGACGCTATCATCACCGCTGTGGGCCTCTACGAAGGGCTCTGGATGTCCTGCGCCTCCCAGAGCACAGGTCAGGTGCAGTGCAAGCTTTATGACTCGCTGCTCGCACTGGAAG GTCACATCCAGTCAGCACGAGCCCTAATGGTGGTGGCTGTGCTCCTGGGCTTCGTGGGCATGGTCCTCAGTGTCGTCGGCATGAAGTGCACCCGGGTCGGAGACAGCAACCCCGTCGCCAAGGGCCGTGTCGCCATCGCCGGGGGTGCCCTCTTCCTCCTGGCGG GCCTCTGCACGTTGACGGCCGTCTCATGGTATGCCACCCTGGTGACCCAAGAGTTCTTCAACCCCAGCACACCTGTCAACGCCAG GTATGAGTTCGGCCCAGCCCTGTTTGTGGGCTGGGCGGCCGCCGGCCTGGCCCTGCTGGGTGGCTCTTTCCTCTGCTGCACGTGTCCGGAGCCTGAACGAGCCAACAACAGCCCACAGCCCTACCGGCCAGGCCCCTCCACGGCTGCCCGAGA ACCAGTTGTTAGATTGTCCGCCTCCACCAAGGGCCCCCTGGGTGTGTAA